From one Trifolium pratense cultivar HEN17-A07 linkage group LG1, ARS_RC_1.1, whole genome shotgun sequence genomic stretch:
- the LOC123908600 gene encoding uncharacterized protein LOC123908600 isoform X1, with the protein MIRNISSQNLFFALGFLLSTTTIPFAHSESPTCLTVYKNGGAPAVFKSPKCPRWNLFDYNSHPQSTTRCQSAKLQGRRKSQEDRTLCVLDVRIPFPGSMGIKDVVVGIVAVFDGHNGAEASEMASKLLMEYFVLHTYFLLDATYSFIFEASTGTLLYRSDHDHVNILHRWKEILGWEWHDLHSERLQNTFSANFDDSFHLEILKEALLRAINDIDAKFSEEASRNNLHSGSTATIVLVADDKILVANIGDSKAFICSENFQSPKEAKASLLKLYRQTERDGSVSVWNREKYRLASSNGFTHFAVKELTSDHHPDREDEKTRVEAAGGQVLNWGGVPRVNGQLAITRAIGDVFFKSYGVISVPEVTDWQPLTANDSYLVAASDGVFEKLSVQDVCDLLWEVHRFSDMRSECTSSSSYSLADFIINTALKKGSMDNMAAVVVPLESAKSSANSLRRSYTENEDAGFPLFGLQESAYRSSANDITSDLLHLEHPHLLDTKFKRILVEVKHGDFGCFYLSENLDDSVDSKWPPKKDDREDYLYELPQPLPDALHQQAAVDGPVILYNDQNFCFHLSSTINQAKDQCINPEGFASFIGLLESIPLIDAGSDNESSDYSMPDSRYVLRRSFGRGSYGEVWLAFHWNCNQGNITAEMGMGSSSNPECQDGPSNYTMYILKRIMVEKGSAVYLSGLREKYFGEIFLNGSEYSFQNKFRLEGAIYEEGLNHIARYVESFESRSNEIWLVFSYEGVSLSKLLYTGEDANSTAEKERLEQVKQVRILRPSKWWRWLKTTEEGQEEMRKLIWQLLLALKFCHDRNITHRDIKPENMVICFEDPESGRCLKDTPTKVNNFSTKMRIIDFGSGIDEFTIKHLYASTGPSRAEQTYEYTPPEALLNATWYQGPTSSTLKYDMWSVGVVMLEMVLGTPNIFQINALTRALLDRHLEGWNEGVKELAHRLRSFMELCILIPGVSGNSKKYHKVNQVGVSPASWKCSEEFFSRQIKARDPLKIGFSNIWALRLVRRLLLWDPEDRPSVDEALRHPYFQPPPR; encoded by the exons ATGATTAGAAACATTTCATCACAAAACCTATTCTTCGCGTTAGGGTTTCTTctttcaacaacaacaatcccTTTCGCTCACAGCGAATCACCCACATGCTTAACCGTTTACAAAAACGGCGGCGCTCCGGCGGTGTTCAAATCCCCAAAATGCCCTCGCTGGAACCTCTTCGATTATAATTCTCATCCTCAATCAACCACGCGTTGCCAATCCGCAAAACTCCAAGGTCGAAGAAAATCACAAGAGGATCGCACTCTCTGTGTTCTCGATGTTCGCATTCCATTTCCAG GTTCGATGGGGATCAAGGATGTTGTGGTTGGAATTGTGGCGGTTTTCGATGGTCATAACGGTGCAGAAGCTAGTGAGATGGCGTCGAAACTTTTGATGGAGTATTTTGTTCTGCATACTTATTTTCTTCTTGATGCTACGTATTCTTTTATATTCGAAGCTTCGACAGGAACATTGCTTTATAGGAGTGATCATGATCATGTAAATATACTGCATAGATGGAAAGAGATTTTAGGTTGGGAATGGCATGACCTGCATTCTGAAAG GTTGCAGAATACATTTTCTGCTAATTTTGATGATTCTTTTCACTTGGAAATTTTGAAGGAAGCATTGTTGAGAGCAATCAATGATATTGATGCGAAGTTTTCTGAG GAAGCCTCTAGAAATAACCTTCATTCAGGATCTACAGCAACAATTGTATTGGTTGCAGATGATAAAATTTTGGTTGCCAATATTGGAGACTCTAAGGCTTTCATTTGCTCTGAAAATTTTCAGTCTCCTAAGGAGGCTAAAG CCTCTTTATTAAAGCTGTATAGGCAGACAGAGCGTGATGGTTCTGTTTCTGTGTGGAATCGTGAAAAGTACAGATTAGCATCTTCCAATGGGTTCACTCATTTTGCAGTGAAGGAATTGACTAGCGATCATCATCCAGACAGAGAGGATGAAAAAACTCGGGTGGAAGCTGCTGGTGGTCAAGTTCTAAATTGGGGTGGTGTACCTCGCGTAAATGGTCAGTTAGCTATTACACGGGCTATTGGTGATGTGTTCTTTAAAAG TTATGGAGTTATATCTGTACCAGAAGTGACTGATTGGCAACCTCTAACTGCAAATGATAGTTACTTGGTGGCTGCATCTGATGGAGTCTTTGAGAAGTTGAGTGTGCAAGATGTCTGTGATTTGTTGTGGGAAGTACACCGTTTTAGTGACATGAGATCAGAGTGCACCTCTTCATCTTCCTATTCATTAGCggattttattattaatactgCCTTAAAAAAGGGCAGTATGGACAATATGGCAGCAGTTGTTGTTCCTCTGGAATCTGCTAAATCTTCTGCGAACTCACTTAGAAGAAGCTATACTGAAAATGAGGACGCAGGCTTCCCATTATTTGGGCTGCAGGAATCAGCTTACAGAAGCTCAG CTAATGATATCACCTCTGATCTATTGCACCTGGAGCACCCTCATTTGCTAGATACCAAGTTTAAGCGAATATTG GTTGAAGTGAAACATGGTGATTTTGGATGTTTTTATTTATCTGAAAATCTTGATGATTCAGTGGATTCTAAGTGGCCTCCCAAAAAAGATGACCGGGAAGACTATTTGTATGAACTACCCCAGCCTCTACCAGATGCCCTTCACCAACAAGCTG CAGTAGATGGCCCTGTAATTTTGTACAATGACCAAAACTTTTGCTTTCACCTGAGTTCAACTATCAATCAAGCCAAAGACCAATGCATAAACCCTGAAGGCTTTGCCAGTTTTATTGGTCTTCTTGAATCAATTCCTTTAATTGATGCTGGTTCAGATAATGAGTCTTCTGATTATTCGATGCCTGATTCAAG GTATGTCTTAAGGAGGAGTTTTGGTCGTGGATCATATGGAGAAGTATGGTTGGCTTTCCATTGGAATTGTAATCAAGGTAATATTACTGCAGAAATGGGCATGGGCAGCTCAAGTAATCCTGAGTGTCAGGATGGTCCTTCTAACTACACCATGTACATTTTGAAACGTATAATG GTAGAGAAAGGGTCTGCTGTGTACTTAAGTGGGCTGAGGGAAAAATATTTTGGAGAAATTTTCTTAAATGGTTCCGAGTATTCCTTTCAAAACAAATTTCGACTGGAAGGAGCCATATATGAAGAAGGTTTGAACCATATTGCAAGATATGTGGAATCTTTTGAGTCTCGGTCCAATGAAATATGGCTTGTATTCAGCTATGAGGGAGTGTCATTGTCAAAGCTTTTATATACTGGAGAAGATGCAAATAGTACTGCCGAGAAAGAAAGACTTGAGCAAGTGAAACAGGTTCGGATACTGCGCCCGTCAAAGTGGTGGCGTTGGTTGAAAACGACGGAAGAAGGGCAAGAGGAAATGCGCAAGCTTATCTGGCAACTG TTATTGGCACTCAAGTTTTGTCACGACCGCAATATCACACACAGAGACATTAAACCCG agAATATGGTGATATGCTTTGAAGATCCAGAGTCAGGGAGATGCTTGAAAGATACTCCAACAAAAGTTAATAATTTTTCCACCAAAAT GCGCATTATTGACTTTGGAAGTGGAATCGATGAATTCACAATAAAGCACTTATATGCTTCTACTGGGCCTTCTAG AGCTGAACAAACTTACGAGTACACACCTCCTGAAGCTTTGCTAAATGCTACGTGGTATCAAGGGCCAACAAGCTCAACTTTGAA GTATGACATGTGGAGTGTTGGTGTTGTGATGTTAGAAATGGTCTTGGGGACACCAAATATTTTCCAGATAAATGCTTTAACACGTGCTCTTTTGGACCGGCATCTTGAGGGCTGGAATGAGGGTGTGAAGGAGCTGGCACACAG ACTTAGATCTTTCATGGAATTGTGCATCTTAATCCCTGGGGTTTCTGGCAACTCAAAAAAGTATCACAAAGTGAATCAA GTTGGTGTTTCGCCTGCATCCTGGAAATGCTCTGAAGAATTCTTTTCTAGACAAATTAAGGCTAGAGATCCTCTTAAAATAGG TTTTTCAAACATCTGGGCTTTACGGTTGGTGCGCCGTCTGCTACTATGGGACCCA GAGGATCGGCCAAGTGTTGACGAGGCACTTCGGCATCCCTATTTCCAACCTCCACCAAGGTGA
- the LOC123908600 gene encoding probable protein phosphatase 2C 51 isoform X5, with protein sequence MIRNISSQNLFFALGFLLSTTTIPFAHSESPTCLTVYKNGGAPAVFKSPKCPRWNLFDYNSHPQSTTRCQSAKLQGRRKSQEDRTLCVLDVRIPFPGSMGIKDVVVGIVAVFDGHNGAEASEMASKLLMEYFVLHTYFLLDATYSFIFEASTGTLLYRSDHDHVNILHRWKEILGWEWHDLHSERLQNTFSANFDDSFHLEILKEALLRAINDIDAKFSEEASRNNLHSGSTATIVLVADDKILVANIGDSKAFICSENFQSPKEAKASLLKLYRQTERDGSVSVWNREKYRLASSNGFTHFAVKELTSDHHPDREDEKTRVEAAGGQVLNWGGVPRVNGQLAITRAIGDVFFKSYGVISVPEVTDWQPLTANDSYLVAASDGVFEKLSVQDVCDLLWEVHRFSDMRSECTSSSSYSLADFIINTALKKGSMDNMAAVVVPLESAKSSANSLRRSYTENEDAGFPLFGLQESAYRSSANDITSDLLHLEHPHLLDTKFKRILVEVKHGDFGCFYLSENLDDSVDSKWPPKKDDREDYLYELPQPLPDALHQQAVDGPVILYNDQNFCFHLSSTINQAKDQCINPEGFASFIGLLESIPLIDAGSDNESSDYSMPDSRYVLRRSFGRGSYGEVWLAFHWNCNQGNITAEMGMGSSSNPECQDGPSNYTMYILKRIMVEKGSAVYLSGLREKYFGEIFLNGSEYSFQNKFRLEGAIYEEGLNHIARYVESFESRSNEIWLVFSYEGVSLSKLLYTGEDANSTAEKERLEQVKQVRILRPSKWWRWLKTTEEGQEEMRKLIWQLVCLQCMYVRGNFFYPCSSLIYNMYFETYNNTQLFSPRKDSSKLRCMFLSIL encoded by the exons ATGATTAGAAACATTTCATCACAAAACCTATTCTTCGCGTTAGGGTTTCTTctttcaacaacaacaatcccTTTCGCTCACAGCGAATCACCCACATGCTTAACCGTTTACAAAAACGGCGGCGCTCCGGCGGTGTTCAAATCCCCAAAATGCCCTCGCTGGAACCTCTTCGATTATAATTCTCATCCTCAATCAACCACGCGTTGCCAATCCGCAAAACTCCAAGGTCGAAGAAAATCACAAGAGGATCGCACTCTCTGTGTTCTCGATGTTCGCATTCCATTTCCAG GTTCGATGGGGATCAAGGATGTTGTGGTTGGAATTGTGGCGGTTTTCGATGGTCATAACGGTGCAGAAGCTAGTGAGATGGCGTCGAAACTTTTGATGGAGTATTTTGTTCTGCATACTTATTTTCTTCTTGATGCTACGTATTCTTTTATATTCGAAGCTTCGACAGGAACATTGCTTTATAGGAGTGATCATGATCATGTAAATATACTGCATAGATGGAAAGAGATTTTAGGTTGGGAATGGCATGACCTGCATTCTGAAAG GTTGCAGAATACATTTTCTGCTAATTTTGATGATTCTTTTCACTTGGAAATTTTGAAGGAAGCATTGTTGAGAGCAATCAATGATATTGATGCGAAGTTTTCTGAG GAAGCCTCTAGAAATAACCTTCATTCAGGATCTACAGCAACAATTGTATTGGTTGCAGATGATAAAATTTTGGTTGCCAATATTGGAGACTCTAAGGCTTTCATTTGCTCTGAAAATTTTCAGTCTCCTAAGGAGGCTAAAG CCTCTTTATTAAAGCTGTATAGGCAGACAGAGCGTGATGGTTCTGTTTCTGTGTGGAATCGTGAAAAGTACAGATTAGCATCTTCCAATGGGTTCACTCATTTTGCAGTGAAGGAATTGACTAGCGATCATCATCCAGACAGAGAGGATGAAAAAACTCGGGTGGAAGCTGCTGGTGGTCAAGTTCTAAATTGGGGTGGTGTACCTCGCGTAAATGGTCAGTTAGCTATTACACGGGCTATTGGTGATGTGTTCTTTAAAAG TTATGGAGTTATATCTGTACCAGAAGTGACTGATTGGCAACCTCTAACTGCAAATGATAGTTACTTGGTGGCTGCATCTGATGGAGTCTTTGAGAAGTTGAGTGTGCAAGATGTCTGTGATTTGTTGTGGGAAGTACACCGTTTTAGTGACATGAGATCAGAGTGCACCTCTTCATCTTCCTATTCATTAGCggattttattattaatactgCCTTAAAAAAGGGCAGTATGGACAATATGGCAGCAGTTGTTGTTCCTCTGGAATCTGCTAAATCTTCTGCGAACTCACTTAGAAGAAGCTATACTGAAAATGAGGACGCAGGCTTCCCATTATTTGGGCTGCAGGAATCAGCTTACAGAAGCTCAG CTAATGATATCACCTCTGATCTATTGCACCTGGAGCACCCTCATTTGCTAGATACCAAGTTTAAGCGAATATTG GTTGAAGTGAAACATGGTGATTTTGGATGTTTTTATTTATCTGAAAATCTTGATGATTCAGTGGATTCTAAGTGGCCTCCCAAAAAAGATGACCGGGAAGACTATTTGTATGAACTACCCCAGCCTCTACCAGATGCCCTTCACCAACAAGCTG TAGATGGCCCTGTAATTTTGTACAATGACCAAAACTTTTGCTTTCACCTGAGTTCAACTATCAATCAAGCCAAAGACCAATGCATAAACCCTGAAGGCTTTGCCAGTTTTATTGGTCTTCTTGAATCAATTCCTTTAATTGATGCTGGTTCAGATAATGAGTCTTCTGATTATTCGATGCCTGATTCAAG GTATGTCTTAAGGAGGAGTTTTGGTCGTGGATCATATGGAGAAGTATGGTTGGCTTTCCATTGGAATTGTAATCAAGGTAATATTACTGCAGAAATGGGCATGGGCAGCTCAAGTAATCCTGAGTGTCAGGATGGTCCTTCTAACTACACCATGTACATTTTGAAACGTATAATG GTAGAGAAAGGGTCTGCTGTGTACTTAAGTGGGCTGAGGGAAAAATATTTTGGAGAAATTTTCTTAAATGGTTCCGAGTATTCCTTTCAAAACAAATTTCGACTGGAAGGAGCCATATATGAAGAAGGTTTGAACCATATTGCAAGATATGTGGAATCTTTTGAGTCTCGGTCCAATGAAATATGGCTTGTATTCAGCTATGAGGGAGTGTCATTGTCAAAGCTTTTATATACTGGAGAAGATGCAAATAGTACTGCCGAGAAAGAAAGACTTGAGCAAGTGAAACAGGTTCGGATACTGCGCCCGTCAAAGTGGTGGCGTTGGTTGAAAACGACGGAAGAAGGGCAAGAGGAAATGCGCAAGCTTATCTGGCAACTGGTATGTCTTCAATGTATGTATGTAAggggtaattttttttatccgtGTAGTTCACTAATATATAACATGTACTTTGAAACCTACAACAACACACAACTTTTCTCCCCTAGAAAGGATTCATCAAAATTAAGATGCATGTTTTTATCAATactgtaa
- the LOC123908600 gene encoding probable inactive protein kinase At3g63330 isoform X6 has translation MEKYGWLSIGIVIKVEKGSAVYLSGLREKYFGEIFLNGSEYSFQNKFRLEGAIYEEGLNHIARYVESFESRSNEIWLVFSYEGVSLSKLLYTGEDANSTAEKERLEQVKQVRILRPSKWWRWLKTTEEGQEEMRKLIWQLLLALKFCHDRNITHRDIKPENMVICFEDPESGRCLKDTPTKVNNFSTKMRIIDFGSGIDEFTIKHLYASTGPSRAEQTYEYTPPEALLNATWYQGPTSSTLKYDMWSVGVVMLEMVLGTPNIFQINALTRALLDRHLEGWNEGVKELAHRLRSFMELCILIPGVSGNSKKYHKVNQVGVSPASWKCSEEFFSRQIKARDPLKIGFSNIWALRLVRRLLLWDPEDRPSVDEALRHPYFQPPPR, from the exons ATGGAGAAGTATGGTTGGCTTTCCATTGGAATTGTAATCAAG GTAGAGAAAGGGTCTGCTGTGTACTTAAGTGGGCTGAGGGAAAAATATTTTGGAGAAATTTTCTTAAATGGTTCCGAGTATTCCTTTCAAAACAAATTTCGACTGGAAGGAGCCATATATGAAGAAGGTTTGAACCATATTGCAAGATATGTGGAATCTTTTGAGTCTCGGTCCAATGAAATATGGCTTGTATTCAGCTATGAGGGAGTGTCATTGTCAAAGCTTTTATATACTGGAGAAGATGCAAATAGTACTGCCGAGAAAGAAAGACTTGAGCAAGTGAAACAGGTTCGGATACTGCGCCCGTCAAAGTGGTGGCGTTGGTTGAAAACGACGGAAGAAGGGCAAGAGGAAATGCGCAAGCTTATCTGGCAACTG TTATTGGCACTCAAGTTTTGTCACGACCGCAATATCACACACAGAGACATTAAACCCG agAATATGGTGATATGCTTTGAAGATCCAGAGTCAGGGAGATGCTTGAAAGATACTCCAACAAAAGTTAATAATTTTTCCACCAAAAT GCGCATTATTGACTTTGGAAGTGGAATCGATGAATTCACAATAAAGCACTTATATGCTTCTACTGGGCCTTCTAG AGCTGAACAAACTTACGAGTACACACCTCCTGAAGCTTTGCTAAATGCTACGTGGTATCAAGGGCCAACAAGCTCAACTTTGAA GTATGACATGTGGAGTGTTGGTGTTGTGATGTTAGAAATGGTCTTGGGGACACCAAATATTTTCCAGATAAATGCTTTAACACGTGCTCTTTTGGACCGGCATCTTGAGGGCTGGAATGAGGGTGTGAAGGAGCTGGCACACAG ACTTAGATCTTTCATGGAATTGTGCATCTTAATCCCTGGGGTTTCTGGCAACTCAAAAAAGTATCACAAAGTGAATCAA GTTGGTGTTTCGCCTGCATCCTGGAAATGCTCTGAAGAATTCTTTTCTAGACAAATTAAGGCTAGAGATCCTCTTAAAATAGG TTTTTCAAACATCTGGGCTTTACGGTTGGTGCGCCGTCTGCTACTATGGGACCCA GAGGATCGGCCAAGTGTTGACGAGGCACTTCGGCATCCCTATTTCCAACCTCCACCAAGGTGA